In Tepidamorphus gemmatus, the sequence GTCTGGACGCCGCCGCCGCGGATGATCGCCCGCCAGCCCGAGCTGCGGAAATATGCCGGCGGCATGCCCGGTGGTCCGGACAATCCGCTCGGTGCGCGCGCGCTCTACCTCTATCGCGGCGGCCGTGACACGCTCTATCGTCTGCACGGCACCAACCAGCCGGCTTCGATCGGCCAGGCAATGTCGAGCGGCTGCATCAGGTTGCTGAATTCCGATATCGAGCACCTCTACGACCGCACGAAGATCGGAACGCCGGTGGTGGTGCTGGCCTGAGACGCGAGCCGCCTGACCCCCGGGGCGTTCGCGTCGGCTCACGCGGCGGCTGGTCTGCGGCCGTGACGCGCGCACGGATCAGCCGGCTGCAACCCGCCTGAGATGATTGTCCCAGCTCAGCGTCTGCGACGCGGACAGGATGCTGTCCGCCGCGCCGTCCGCGCCGGCCTCGATCAGGCGGCCGTCGCCCGAGGAGACGAGGAAGCCGCCGGGCCGCCGTGCCGGGGCGACGCCGCAGCCGTCGGCGATCTCGGTCGTCCCGAGGCAGTCGCCCGTTGCCGCGTCCCAATAGGCGACGATGCCGCCGCGCGGGCTCGACGTGGCGACGATGGTTCCGGAGGCGTCCACGGCGACGCTGCCGATGTAGTTCCGGAGGCGCCGCAGCACGTCGGGTGGTCCGGCGAACATCTCGATGGCATGGCCGCGGCGATGGCGGCCGACCAGCGGCGGCCGGTCGGCGTCGGAACCGTGATACTGGCCTCCGACCCAGACATGGCCGGCGGCGTCGACCGCCAGGTGGTGGAAGGCCAGCTTGTGCAGCGCTGGGTCAAGCCGGGCAAGCTCCAGCAGGTCTCCGGTCGCCGCGTCCACATAGGCGAGGGCCGGCGCCATCTCGTCGAGGTTGAGCGGCAGCTTGCCGTAGTCGGGATGCAGCAGCAGCCCGCCGTTGGCAATGCACAGCGTCCGACCGTCCGGCAGCAGCACAACCTCGTGCGGGTCCAGGCCGCCGCTGTCGAATTCGCCGATCCGCCGCAGCCCGTCCGCCGGATCATACAGGCCGAGCACGCCGCGTCCGCCAACATAGTCGTTCTCGGTGGCGACCAGCAGCCGGCCGCGGTCGGCGAAGGTGCCGTGACCGAAGAAGTGCCGGTCCTGCGCGGCGGCAACCGCCTGCAGCGGCGTCCGGCCGGTCAGATCGAACGCGACGGCGAAGCGCCCGGGCTGGCGCGCGAAGGCCACCGCGCCGGAGCCGTCCGGCCGCACCGCGAAGGAATGGCCGCGGTCACCGAGCGGTACCACCAGAACGTCGCGTCCGCGGCCATCGACCACCGCCACCTCGAACCGGCCGGCTGCCTTGCGCGCCGCGAGATAGCTCGGTGCCTCCGGTCCCTCCACGCCCCAGGCAGCTGCCGTCGACAGGCCCGCCGAGGCTGCCATCGCCAGGAACAGGCGCCGATCAATCGCCGTCGAGTGCATTGAAGCCGACCCTTGTCCCGAGCGCCGGGGCGAGCTGCTCGTTGACCGTATTGCGGATGCTGTTGAGAGCGATCACCGTATAGATCATCGCGGCCCGGTCGGGTCCGCCGGACACCGACTCGCCGACCGGTTCACGCAGGGTCTCGAGCGATTCGCGCGCCTTGCGCAGTTCGAGATCAATCGAACCGTCGATCCAGCGGCGCTCCGCGTCCAGCATCCGCGGAACGCCGATCGCGCCGTAGAAGGATGCGATCGCCCGCACATTGGTGGCAATCAGCTGCAGGGTCAGCCCGCTCCGCCACAGCGGGGCAAGCTTCGGATTGGCTGTCTCCGGCTCGCGCCCGAGGAATGGCGCGATCATTGCCTCCGAGAGGAACTGCAGCGCGGTCGTCATCGCCTTGAGACTCTCGGCGACGACCTCTTCGGCCGTCCGGTAGACCGCGCTTTGCGGACCGGGATGCGCGAACTCGCGGGCCGTGTCGGAGCCGGCCGCCCAGGCAGCGCGGATGTCCTCGGCTGTCTGGCTGAGATTGACGGCGATTGCCGCTGCGAAGCCGCACCGGAAGCGACCGGCCGGCTCGCCGGTCAGCAATGCGTCGGACCCAGTTCCGAACAGCACGAACTCCAGGGCGGGCAGGCCCTGCACGGCGACACTCTTGCCGCGCAAGGTTGCAGCGTCGAGAACGTCGGTGGAGCCCTTCGCCAGTATCTGCTCGAGCTGGCGGATCGTGACACCGCGAGGGTCCGGCCAGAAGAAGATCCGTTCGTAGCGGTTCTCCTCCACCAGCGGTCCGAAGCGCAGCACGGAGACCCGCGCCCAGGCGCCAACGGCATCGCCGAAGCGCTGCCGGGCGACCTCCAGCCGGGCCGCGCTCGGCTCGCGGCAGAGCAACTCGACGGCGCCGGAGACCGCGGCGGTCGCCGCGGCGAATTGCTGCGTGGCGGGCTGGATGTAGCGTTCGATGAGGCGATTGCCTATGTCGGACGTCTCATCGGCATGCGCCGCGCCGCCGCAGAGCAGGCAGGATGCGGTGACCAGCACGACCGAGATGACGTGACGAAGCACTTAGAGCGACTCCAGGAAACGGACCAGCGCGGCCCGATCGTCCGGCGACATTCTGACAACGGCATCCCTGGCGGCCCGCGCCTCGCCGTCGTGCCAGAGCACAGCCTCGAGCAAGGTCCTGGCGCGGCCATCGTGCAAGAAGCCCGCCTCCGGGCTCACAATATGGGTCAGGCCGATTCCCCACAATGGCGGCGTGCGCCACTCTCGGCCGGTCGCATCGCCTTCCGGGCGGCCGTCTGCCAACGATTCGCCCATGTCGTGCAGCAACAGGTCGGTGTAGGGCCAGATGAGCTGGAAGCGGTGAGCCGCGCGCGCCGCGTCGCGGCGGGTGACGTATTTCGGCCGGTGGCAGGCGGCACAGCCGGCCGCGTGGAACATTTCCTTGCCGCGCAGCACCTGCGGATCGTCGAGGTCGCGCCGTTCGGGCACCGCCAGATTGGCGGCGTAGAACACGACCAGATCGAACAGCTCGGCGGGCACCTCGTCATCGCCCAGATGGCGCTGGATGCCGGTCGGCATCGCCCGGCAAGCGGCCTGTGCCTCGGTGCAGTCGCCGTAGGGATCCGGTACGGCCGGGCTCGACAGTCCCATGTCGCCTGCGAAGGCGTGCGCGGACTGGCTGCGCACCGTCGGCTGGATCGCCTTCCAGCCGAATCGGCCGAGCACCACCTCGCCGGTCTCGGAGTCCCGCACCCAGTTCGGGCGGCCGGAAATGCCGTCGCCGTCCAGATCGTCGGGATCGGCGGCGGCGAGGATGTCGGACTCGGCAATCGCCTCCAGCAGTCCGAGGCCCAGCATCTGCTGGGCCACCCGCGGCGAGGTCATCACGTCCGCGCGCATCGGGCCGTAGCCGAGATCGGTCAACTCGAAGCGCGGCCTGCGCAGCATCACCGTCTCACCGCCCGACAGTGCTACCGGATGCTCATCCCAGGTCGTGCGTATGCGTGCCTCGGCCGGTATGCCCGGAACGGCGAAGTCCTGGAGCTGGGTTCCATAGACCGGTTCGGGAATGACGAGGGCGCGGCGCTCGGCGAGCATCGCCGTCTCGACGGCATCGAGCGGGGGTACGGACAGGCGGATCAGCATCGTCACCGCATCGTCGTCCGGTCCGTCCGGCGCATGACCGCGTCCATCCTTGAGGTGGCAGCCCTGGCAGGAACGGGCATTGAACAGCGGGCCGAGTCCGTCCGAGGCGAGGGTGGAGGAGGGCGCCGACACCCAGTCCTTGCGGAACAGGCCGTTGCCGACCTGGAACGCCTGCCGCTCTTCGAACGACAGATTGGCGGAGGGATGCGAGAAGATGTCCCGGTTGAGCATCTTGCGCACCGTCGCTGCGCCCGCGGGCATCCGCTCGAACGGCTCTGGCGCGGCGAAATCGGTGGCCGGCGCGGTGACCTTGCGTACCCGCGCGGCATCCTGCGGAGTCAGGTCGTCACGCTCCGCGGATGCGATCGCCGTCGCCGCGACGATCCCCGCCGCGACGATGGAGAGGGTGGCCAAGGCCGCAGCGACATGCCGGTGCATGGTCACGGGGTGTCGTCCATTGAGGCGGGCGTCGGCGACCGGCCGGCCCGCCTGCAATTCATTGGAACACGGCTTGCGGATTGTCGAGACTGTCGGAACCCTCGATCTCCACACCTGAGATATCGAGTGCGGCGATGATGCGCTCGATCGTGCGCGTCTGGTCGATCAGCGCGTCGATGGCCGCCTGGACAATGGCGTTGCCCTCCGCATTTCCCTCGCCGATCAGCTGGTCGTAGGCTTCGCCAGCATCGGCGCGATCGCGGATCACCTGCATCGCTGCCAGCGTGGCGTCGAGCTTGCTGCGCATCTCCGCGTCGAGCGCCGGATCGACCGCCTGCACCAGATCGGAGAGACTCGGACCCTCGACCATCGAGCCGTCGATCCGCTCGTAACGCCCCAGATAGACGTTCCGTATCCCGAGGACGTCGTAATAGTGCGAGTTGTGGGTGTTGTCGGAGAAGCAGTCGTGCTCCTCCTCCGGATCGTGCAGCATGAGGCCGAGCTTCATGCGCTCGCCGGCGAGCTCGCCGTAGGAGAGCGAACCCAGGCCGGTCAGGATTGCCGCGAGCCCGTCCCTGGGGTCACCGTCGAGGAGGGTTGCGCGTGCTTCACCACCCTCCTGCCAGTTGCCGACCATCTCGGTCAGGTCGCTGACCAGCAACTGGGACACCGCGCTCAGATAGTCGCCACGGCGCTCGCAGTTGCCGCCGGTGCAGGCGGTCCTGTCGTAATCGGTGTGGGGACGCTGGCCAGCACCCGGTCCGGTACCGTTCAGATCCTGGCCCCACAACAGGAATTCGATGGCGTGATAGCCGCTCGCGACGTTCGCCTCGATACCGCCGATCTCCTGCAGAGTCTGGGAAATGAGCTGCGGGGTGATGTCGGTGGCGTCGACGACGCGACCACCCACCGTGATCGACGGATTGGCGATGATATTGGCCGCGTAATATGCATTGGTATCGGATTCCGTGCCGTAGGAGGCGTCGACATAGTCGATCAGTCCTTCGTCGAGCGGCCAGGCATTCACCCGGCCCTCCCAGTCGTCGACAATCGGATTGCCGAAGCGGAAGGCCTCGGTCTGCTGGTAGGGCACGCGGGCGGCGATCCAGGCCTGCCTTGCCGCGGCGAGGCTGTCCTGCGATGGCGAGGCGAGCAGGTGCTGTACCGCGTCGTCCAGTGTCTTGGCGGTTTCGAGCGAA encodes:
- a CDS encoding imelysin family protein, with amino-acid sequence MRPIPITLVAGGLWSLAALPAAADIREVLETYADIALAGYEDSLETAKTLDDAVQHLLASPSQDSLAAARQAWIAARVPYQQTEAFRFGNPIVDDWEGRVNAWPLDEGLIDYVDASYGTESDTNAYYAANIIANPSITVGGRVVDATDITPQLISQTLQEIGGIEANVASGYHAIEFLLWGQDLNGTGPGAGQRPHTDYDRTACTGGNCERRGDYLSAVSQLLVSDLTEMVGNWQEGGEARATLLDGDPRDGLAAILTGLGSLSYGELAGERMKLGLMLHDPEEEHDCFSDNTHNSHYYDVLGIRNVYLGRYERIDGSMVEGPSLSDLVQAVDPALDAEMRSKLDATLAAMQVIRDRADAGEAYDQLIGEGNAEGNAIVQAAIDALIDQTRTIERIIAALDISGVEIEGSDSLDNPQAVFQ
- a CDS encoding imelysin family protein, producing MLRHVISVVLVTASCLLCGGAAHADETSDIGNRLIERYIQPATQQFAAATAAVSGAVELLCREPSAARLEVARQRFGDAVGAWARVSVLRFGPLVEENRYERIFFWPDPRGVTIRQLEQILAKGSTDVLDAATLRGKSVAVQGLPALEFVLFGTGSDALLTGEPAGRFRCGFAAAIAVNLSQTAEDIRAAWAAGSDTAREFAHPGPQSAVYRTAEEVVAESLKAMTTALQFLSEAMIAPFLGREPETANPKLAPLWRSGLTLQLIATNVRAIASFYGAIGVPRMLDAERRWIDGSIDLELRKARESLETLREPVGESVSGGPDRAAMIYTVIALNSIRNTVNEQLAPALGTRVGFNALDGD
- a CDS encoding DUF1513 domain-containing protein → MHSTAIDRRLFLAMAASAGLSTAAAWGVEGPEAPSYLAARKAAGRFEVAVVDGRGRDVLVVPLGDRGHSFAVRPDGSGAVAFARQPGRFAVAFDLTGRTPLQAVAAAQDRHFFGHGTFADRGRLLVATENDYVGGRGVLGLYDPADGLRRIGEFDSGGLDPHEVVLLPDGRTLCIANGGLLLHPDYGKLPLNLDEMAPALAYVDAATGDLLELARLDPALHKLAFHHLAVDAAGHVWVGGQYHGSDADRPPLVGRHRRGHAIEMFAGPPDVLRRLRNYIGSVAVDASGTIVATSSPRGGIVAYWDAATGDCLGTTEIADGCGVAPARRPGGFLVSSGDGRLIEAGADGAADSILSASQTLSWDNHLRRVAAG
- a CDS encoding di-heme oxidoredictase family protein; the encoded protein is MHRHVAAALATLSIVAAGIVAATAIASAERDDLTPQDAARVRKVTAPATDFAAPEPFERMPAGAATVRKMLNRDIFSHPSANLSFEERQAFQVGNGLFRKDWVSAPSSTLASDGLGPLFNARSCQGCHLKDGRGHAPDGPDDDAVTMLIRLSVPPLDAVETAMLAERRALVIPEPVYGTQLQDFAVPGIPAEARIRTTWDEHPVALSGGETVMLRRPRFELTDLGYGPMRADVMTSPRVAQQMLGLGLLEAIAESDILAAADPDDLDGDGISGRPNWVRDSETGEVVLGRFGWKAIQPTVRSQSAHAFAGDMGLSSPAVPDPYGDCTEAQAACRAMPTGIQRHLGDDEVPAELFDLVVFYAANLAVPERRDLDDPQVLRGKEMFHAAGCAACHRPKYVTRRDAARAAHRFQLIWPYTDLLLHDMGESLADGRPEGDATGREWRTPPLWGIGLTHIVSPEAGFLHDGRARTLLEAVLWHDGEARAARDAVVRMSPDDRAALVRFLESL